From the Deinococcus arcticus genome, one window contains:
- a CDS encoding aspartate carbamoyltransferase catalytic subunit, whose product MNAPVSMGARPRNLLDFQDWTPERLTAILDNADTMLQVLDRPVKKVPALQGLTVCNAFFENSTRTRTSFELAARRMSADVLTFAAGASSVNKGESLRDTLEVLTSYKVDAYIVRHHASGAAHLVAKYSGKPVINAGDGRRAHPTQALLDAYTVRQEFGSLEGKTVAILGDVRHSRVARSNAELLPKLGANVVLCGPATLLPAGLASLPGVTLTTDPREAVRGAHAVMALRLQRERMTGGFLGSLQEYADTYQVNERLMQEAESGAIVLHPGPMNRDLEISGEAADGPRSRILKQVENGQAIRMSVLYHLLVGRE is encoded by the coding sequence ATGAACGCGCCCGTCAGCATGGGCGCGCGCCCCCGCAACCTCCTGGACTTTCAGGACTGGACCCCCGAACGCCTGACGGCGATTCTCGACAACGCCGACACCATGCTTCAGGTACTGGACCGCCCGGTGAAAAAGGTGCCGGCCCTGCAGGGCCTGACGGTCTGCAACGCCTTCTTCGAGAACTCCACCCGCACCCGCACCTCCTTTGAGCTGGCCGCCCGCCGCATGAGCGCCGACGTGCTGACCTTTGCTGCCGGGGCCAGCAGCGTGAACAAGGGCGAGAGCCTGCGCGACACCCTGGAAGTGCTGACCTCGTACAAGGTGGACGCCTATATCGTGCGGCACCACGCCTCCGGGGCGGCGCATCTGGTGGCCAAGTACAGCGGCAAGCCGGTCATTAACGCCGGCGACGGCCGCCGCGCCCACCCCACCCAGGCCCTGCTGGACGCCTACACGGTGCGCCAGGAATTCGGCAGTCTGGAGGGCAAGACGGTCGCCATTCTGGGTGACGTGCGCCACAGCCGGGTGGCCCGCAGCAACGCCGAACTGCTGCCCAAGCTGGGCGCGAACGTGGTGCTGTGCGGCCCGGCCACCCTGCTGCCGGCGGGCCTGGCTTCACTGCCCGGCGTGACCCTGACCACCGACCCGCGCGAGGCCGTGCGCGGCGCCCATGCGGTCATGGCCCTGAGATTGCAACGTGAGCGCATGACAGGCGGTTTTCTGGGCAGCCTGCAGGAATACGCCGACACCTATCAGGTCAACGAGCGCCTGATGCAGGAAGCCGAGAGCGGCGCCATCGTCCTGCACCCTGGCCCCATGAACCGCGACCTGGAAATCAGCGGCGAGGCGGCGGACGGCCCCAGAAGCCGCATTCTGAAACAGGTGGAAAATGGCCAGGCCATCCGCATGAGCGTGCTGTACCACCTGCTGGTGGGCCGGGAATAA
- the pyrR gene encoding bifunctional pyr operon transcriptional regulator/uracil phosphoribosyltransferase PyrR, with the protein MTPKAIILTPDEVRRALTRIAHEIIERNKGAEQLALIGVHTRGIPLAARLAQKLSELEGVAVPTGMLDITLYRDDLSEVAQQPIIRETQVPFDLRDRRVVLVDDVLYTGRTVRAALDALIDLGRPAGIQLAVLVDRGHRELPIRADYVGKNLPTAAGEVVKVKVQETDGVDSVELWDLEALR; encoded by the coding sequence ATGACGCCCAAGGCCATCATTCTGACGCCCGACGAGGTCCGGCGCGCCCTGACCCGCATTGCCCACGAGATCATTGAGCGCAACAAGGGCGCCGAGCAGCTGGCCCTGATCGGCGTGCACACGCGCGGCATTCCGCTGGCCGCCCGCCTGGCCCAGAAGCTGAGCGAACTGGAAGGCGTGGCCGTGCCCACCGGCATGCTGGACATCACCCTGTACCGTGACGACCTGTCCGAGGTGGCGCAGCAGCCGATTATCCGTGAAACCCAGGTGCCCTTTGACCTGCGTGACCGCCGCGTGGTGCTGGTGGACGACGTGCTGTACACCGGCCGCACTGTGCGCGCCGCGCTGGACGCCCTGATTGACCTTGGCCGCCCGGCGGGCATTCAGCTGGCCGTGCTGGTGGACCGGGGCCACCGCGAACTGCCCATCCGCGCCGATTACGTGGGCAAGAACCTGCCCACGGCCGCAGGTGAAGTCGTGAAGGTGAAAGTGCAGGAAACCGACGGCGTGGACAGCGTGGAACTGTGGGACTTGGAGGCGCTGCGATGA
- a CDS encoding Hsp20/alpha crystallin family protein, translated as MMRFDPFREIEELTQRMDRAFGQATSAPTRFAPPVDVHEDEQGLELVLDLPGIRPNDLQIEAENQTLTVQATRSYDRKEGRTAHRVERAYGTLARTFSVPAKYDLTKVEANFEHGTLTIRVPRSEAAQKRTVQVRTGKVLEQDTSANA; from the coding sequence ATGATGCGATTTGATCCTTTCCGCGAGATTGAAGAACTGACCCAGCGCATGGACCGCGCCTTCGGCCAGGCGACCTCTGCGCCCACCCGCTTCGCGCCCCCCGTGGACGTGCATGAAGACGAGCAGGGCCTGGAACTGGTGCTGGACCTGCCCGGCATCCGCCCCAACGACCTGCAGATTGAAGCCGAGAACCAGACCCTGACCGTGCAGGCCACCCGCAGCTACGACCGCAAGGAAGGCCGCACCGCCCACCGCGTCGAGCGCGCGTACGGCACCCTGGCCCGCACCTTCAGCGTGCCTGCCAAGTACGACCTGACCAAGGTCGAAGCCAACTTCGAGCACGGCACCCTGACCATCCGCGTGCCGCGCAGCGAAGCCGCCCAGAAGCGCACGGTGCAGGTGCGCACCGGCAAGGTGCTGGAGCAGGACACCAGCGCCAACGCCTGA
- a CDS encoding phosphatidylserine decarboxylase: MRARSALPLLAAAAGAWYLRSVYRYRDPVRLPPSAPGEVLSPADGVVCAVRRVEGGQVAGEPPLDVSALLGTPQVADGWLIAVFVGPLDVHYVYQPVSGPVRAAGHVGARTNVPLVGAAEALALLSGRPADLLTRRGPLENERLVSVTRSGAGEVTLTLVAPGAGLRGTSFTRAGDEARAGHKAAFLEEGGVVLLRLPADHEPTVRVGERVQGALSVVARAPARA, from the coding sequence ATGCGCGCGCGTTCTGCCCTACCCCTGCTGGCCGCCGCTGCGGGGGCGTGGTACCTCCGCAGCGTGTACCGTTACCGTGATCCGGTGCGCCTGCCCCCAAGCGCCCCCGGCGAGGTGCTGAGCCCCGCCGACGGGGTGGTGTGCGCCGTGCGCCGCGTGGAGGGTGGCCAGGTGGCGGGCGAGCCGCCGCTGGACGTGTCAGCCCTGCTGGGCACGCCGCAGGTCGCGGACGGCTGGCTGATCGCCGTGTTCGTGGGCCCGCTGGACGTGCATTACGTGTACCAGCCGGTCAGCGGGCCGGTGAGGGCTGCCGGGCATGTGGGCGCCCGCACCAACGTGCCTCTGGTGGGCGCCGCCGAGGCCCTGGCGCTGCTCAGCGGTCGCCCCGCCGACCTGCTGACGCGGCGCGGGCCGCTGGAAAACGAGCGGCTGGTGAGCGTGACTCGCAGCGGGGCCGGCGAGGTCACCCTGACCCTGGTGGCCCCGGGCGCGGGCCTGCGGGGCACCTCGTTCACGCGGGCCGGCGACGAGGCGCGCGCCGGGCACAAGGCCGCGTTTCTGGAAGAAGGCGGCGTGGTGCTGCTGCGCCTGCCCGCCGACCACGAACCCACCGTGCGCGTGGGCGAGCGCGTGCAGGGTGCCCTGAGCGTGGTGGCCCGCGCCCCGGCCCGCGCATAG
- a CDS encoding peptidylprolyl isomerase, which produces MRPDAPSLTLALSGLLAACAPAAIQSQPVTPAPVKAAPATPAPAPAQSFTVMSPLSATPVRTFTAPPPQVVDPARQYRAVLKTSRGDVTLELLPKAAPVAVNNFVFLALNRFYDGTRFHRVIEGFMAQGGDPISADESRQAQWGTGGPGYQFAAEVNNGLRFDRAGVLGMARAQSLNSQGSQFFITVAPADFLSGGYTVFGRVLAGQDVLGKLTRTYNDAGPITGARADELLSVQILQSP; this is translated from the coding sequence ATGCGCCCTGACGCCCCATCCCTCACCCTGGCCCTCAGTGGGTTGCTGGCAGCCTGTGCGCCGGCGGCCATCCAGTCGCAGCCGGTGACCCCAGCGCCGGTCAAGGCCGCGCCCGCCACGCCCGCGCCGGCGCCGGCGCAGAGTTTCACCGTGATGTCGCCGCTGTCGGCCACGCCAGTACGCACCTTCACTGCGCCGCCGCCCCAGGTGGTTGACCCGGCCAGGCAGTACCGCGCCGTTCTGAAAACCAGCCGGGGCGACGTGACCCTGGAACTGCTGCCCAAGGCGGCGCCCGTGGCGGTGAACAACTTCGTGTTTCTGGCCCTGAACCGCTTTTACGATGGCACGCGTTTTCACCGCGTCATCGAGGGGTTCATGGCCCAGGGCGGCGACCCCATCAGCGCCGATGAGAGCCGGCAGGCGCAGTGGGGCACCGGTGGACCCGGCTACCAGTTTGCGGCAGAGGTCAACAATGGTCTGCGCTTTGACCGCGCCGGGGTGCTGGGCATGGCGCGCGCCCAGAGCCTGAATTCACAGGGCAGCCAGTTTTTCATCACCGTGGCCCCCGCCGACTTCCTGAGCGGTGGCTATACAGTGTTTGGCCGCGTGCTGGCCGGGCAGGACGTCCTTGGCAAGCTCACGCGCACCTATAACGACGCCGGGCCCATTACCGGGGCCAGAGCAGACGAGCTGCTCAGCGTGCAGATTCTGCAGTCTCCATAA
- a CDS encoding Lrp/AsnC family transcriptional regulator: MSQSTLDAIDRQILSILQRDARIPNTELADEIGLTPAPTLRRVRRLEEEGVIQRYVALLDPKLVGRELMVIVRVTLDKQTKAGFEQFAKKMQERPEVLECFLCLGDIDYLLKVCVPDLDAYQHFLVNTLAAIPGVRNTASTIVVKQEKDTTSLPLE, translated from the coding sequence ATGTCGCAGAGCACCCTGGACGCCATAGACCGGCAGATTCTGAGCATCCTGCAACGGGACGCCCGCATTCCCAACACGGAACTGGCCGACGAGATCGGCCTGACCCCTGCCCCCACCCTGCGCCGGGTGCGGCGGCTGGAAGAAGAGGGCGTGATTCAGCGCTACGTGGCCCTGCTGGACCCCAAACTGGTGGGCCGCGAACTGATGGTGATTGTCCGCGTCACGCTGGACAAGCAGACCAAGGCGGGCTTCGAGCAGTTTGCCAAGAAGATGCAGGAGCGCCCCGAGGTGCTGGAGTGCTTTCTGTGCCTGGGGGACATTGATTACCTGCTGAAAGTCTGCGTGCCGGATCTGGACGCCTACCAGCACTTTCTGGTGAACACGCTGGCGGCGATTCCGGGGGTGCGGAATACGGCGAGTACGATTGTGGTCAAGCAGGAAAAGGACACGACGAGTCTGCCGTTGGAGTGA
- the ald gene encoding alanine dehydrogenase, which translates to MQIGLPKEIKVKENRVALTPGGVGTLVRRGHSVVVQQGAGVGSGIADQEYVDAGATLGSADDAWAAQMVVKVKEPIASEYRYLRPDLLLFTYLHLAADRPLTDALLQSGTTGVAYETVQLDDGSLPLLTPMSEVAGRLSVQAGAYHLQKPVGGRGVLLGGVPGVQPGQVTIIGGGVVGTNAAKMAMGLGAKVTILDVSQRRLAYLDDVFFGKLTTMMSSEANIRALLPDTDLLIGGVLIPGAKAPHLVTRDMLGLMPEGSVIVDVAVDQGGCVETIHATTHDDPTYTVDGVIHYGVANMPGAVPRTSTFALTNQTLPYALLLADHGVGALGRNKALGLGLNTHAGQLTYQGVAEAFDLAYVAPEAALA; encoded by the coding sequence ATGCAAATCGGACTCCCGAAGGAAATCAAGGTCAAGGAAAACCGCGTGGCGCTGACGCCCGGCGGTGTGGGCACGCTGGTGCGGCGTGGGCACAGCGTCGTGGTGCAGCAGGGCGCCGGGGTGGGCAGCGGCATTGCCGACCAGGAATACGTGGATGCCGGGGCCACCCTGGGCAGCGCCGACGACGCCTGGGCCGCGCAGATGGTGGTGAAGGTCAAAGAACCCATTGCCAGCGAGTACAGGTACCTGCGCCCGGACCTGCTGCTGTTCACCTACCTGCACCTCGCCGCCGACCGGCCGCTGACCGACGCCCTGCTGCAAAGCGGCACCACCGGCGTGGCCTACGAAACCGTGCAGCTGGACGACGGCAGCCTGCCCCTGCTGACCCCCATGAGCGAGGTGGCCGGCCGCCTGAGCGTGCAGGCCGGTGCCTACCACCTGCAAAAGCCTGTGGGCGGGCGCGGCGTGCTGCTGGGCGGCGTGCCCGGCGTGCAGCCGGGCCAGGTGACCATCATCGGCGGCGGCGTGGTGGGCACGAACGCGGCCAAGATGGCCATGGGCCTGGGCGCCAAGGTGACCATTCTGGACGTGTCGCAGCGCCGACTGGCTTACCTGGACGACGTGTTCTTCGGCAAGCTGACCACCATGATGAGCAGCGAGGCCAACATCCGCGCCCTGCTGCCCGACACGGACCTGCTCATTGGCGGCGTGCTGATTCCCGGTGCCAAGGCCCCCCACCTCGTCACGCGCGACATGCTGGGCCTGATGCCCGAGGGCAGCGTGATCGTGGACGTCGCCGTGGACCAGGGCGGCTGCGTGGAAACCATTCACGCCACCACCCACGATGACCCCACCTACACCGTGGACGGCGTGATTCACTACGGCGTGGCGAATATGCCCGGCGCCGTGCCGCGCACCAGCACCTTTGCGCTGACCAACCAGACGCTGCCCTACGCGCTGCTGCTGGCCGACCACGGCGTGGGCGCACTGGGGCGCAACAAGGCGCTGGGCCTGGGGCTGAACACCCATGCGGGCCAGCTGACCTACCAGGGTGTGGCCGAGGCGTTTGATCTGGCGTATGTGGCGCCGGAAGCGGCGCTGGCGTAA
- a CDS encoding ABC transporter ATP-binding protein — translation MLSRPSSMMVTANAGGRRPKGDPRQLRRLLAYARPYRALFVLGVLATLVSSGLNLAFPALFGQLIDASFLKVGSTDTGPLDRTVVGLLGIFALSALFGAAQSYLLARVGAGVVADLRRALFSHLLTLSPRFFGDHKTGDLTSRLTADVGTVQGVTSSALAQLVAQTVSLVGAVILLVTTSPRLSLLTLAVIPLVIGTAFMIGRRIRLVSREVQDAVAGANASAEEAISGVRVVQSFTAEGVERGRYGQGVTLSFLAALKRAQLQALMAGTMSFLTFGALAVVLWYGGRQVMSGAMTPGNLVTFLIYALQVGGTVAALTGIFNQFQEALGASGRIFELLDERSDLPQPAAPAPLARAEGRVTFERVQFAYENAPVLRDLSLDVPAGQVVALVGPSGAGKTTLVNLIPRFWDVTGGTLKVDGQDVRAYALADLRAQVGLVPQETLLFSGTVRENILYGRPAARPEEVEAAARAANAHDFILAFEHGYDTVVGERGVKLSGGQRQRVAIARALLKDPRILILDEATSALDNESEALVQAALDRLMQGRTTFVIAHRLSTIRNADRIIVMDGGRVVEDGPHAELVARGGLYRDLYELQFRAQEEGRAELYSQA, via the coding sequence ATGCTTTCCCGCCCCAGTTCCATGATGGTCACGGCCAATGCCGGCGGCCGCCGCCCCAAGGGCGATCCCCGGCAACTGCGCCGGTTGCTGGCCTACGCGCGGCCCTACCGGGCGCTGTTCGTGCTGGGGGTGCTGGCCACGCTGGTGTCCAGTGGCCTGAATCTGGCGTTTCCGGCGCTGTTCGGGCAGCTGATCGACGCCTCGTTCCTGAAGGTGGGCAGCACCGACACGGGACCGCTGGACCGCACGGTGGTGGGGTTGCTGGGCATTTTCGCGCTGTCGGCGCTGTTTGGCGCCGCGCAGTCGTACCTGCTGGCGCGCGTGGGGGCCGGGGTGGTGGCGGATCTGCGCCGCGCGCTGTTCTCGCACCTGCTGACCCTCTCGCCGCGCTTCTTTGGCGACCACAAGACGGGCGACCTGACCAGCCGCCTGACTGCCGACGTGGGCACCGTGCAGGGCGTGACGAGTTCCGCGCTGGCCCAGCTGGTCGCGCAGACCGTGAGCCTCGTTGGCGCCGTTATCCTGCTGGTCACCACCAGCCCGCGCCTGAGCCTGCTGACGCTGGCGGTGATTCCGCTGGTGATCGGCACCGCGTTCATGATCGGGCGCCGCATTCGCCTGGTCAGCCGTGAGGTGCAGGACGCCGTGGCCGGGGCCAACGCCAGCGCCGAGGAAGCCATCAGCGGCGTGCGCGTGGTGCAGAGTTTCACTGCCGAAGGCGTGGAGCGTGGCCGCTACGGCCAGGGCGTGACCCTGAGCTTTCTGGCGGCCCTGAAACGCGCCCAGCTGCAGGCCCTGATGGCCGGCACCATGAGCTTCCTGACCTTCGGGGCGCTGGCCGTGGTGCTGTGGTACGGCGGGCGTCAGGTGATGAGCGGCGCCATGACACCCGGCAACCTCGTGACCTTTCTGATCTATGCGCTGCAGGTGGGCGGCACCGTGGCGGCCCTGACCGGCATCTTCAACCAGTTTCAGGAGGCGCTGGGAGCCTCGGGGCGCATTTTCGAGCTGCTCGACGAGCGCAGCGACCTGCCCCAGCCGGCCGCGCCCGCACCGCTGGCCCGCGCCGAGGGCCGCGTGACCTTTGAGCGCGTGCAGTTTGCCTACGAGAACGCCCCGGTGCTGCGCGACCTGAGCCTGGACGTGCCCGCCGGGCAGGTGGTGGCGCTGGTGGGCCCCAGTGGGGCGGGCAAAACCACGCTGGTGAACCTCATTCCCCGCTTCTGGGACGTAACGGGCGGCACCCTCAAAGTGGACGGCCAGGACGTGCGCGCCTACGCGCTGGCCGATCTGCGCGCCCAGGTGGGGCTGGTACCGCAGGAAACGCTGCTGTTTTCCGGCACTGTCCGCGAGAACATCCTGTATGGCCGCCCCGCCGCCCGCCCCGAGGAGGTAGAGGCCGCCGCCCGCGCGGCCAATGCCCACGACTTCATTCTGGCCTTCGAACACGGCTACGACACCGTGGTGGGCGAACGCGGGGTCAAGCTCTCGGGCGGGCAGCGTCAGCGGGTGGCCATTGCCCGCGCGCTGCTCAAAGACCCCCGCATTCTGATTCTGGACGAGGCCACCAGCGCCCTGGACAACGAATCCGAGGCGCTGGTGCAGGCGGCCCTGGACCGGCTGATGCAGGGCCGCACCACCTTCGTGATTGCCCACCGCCTCAGCACCATCCGCAACGCCGACCGCATCATCGTGATGGACGGCGGGCGCGTGGTCGAAGACGGTCCCCACGCCGAGCTGGTTGCGCGCGGCGGCCTGTACCGAGACCTGTACGAGTTGCAGTTCCGCGCGCAGGAGGAGGGACGCGCAGAACTGTACAGCCAGGCTTAA
- a CDS encoding aldo/keto reductase translates to MEQRAFGDTGLKVSVLGLGAGQVGAASLSEDEAGTLLNRAVDRGITLIDTARGYGLSEERIGRHLAYRRHDFILSTKGGYGAGGAEDWTPQAIRLGIEQALTRLRCDWIDIFHLHSCPADVLRREDLLLALDEARSAGLIRVAAYSGENEALAGAISSGRFGSVETSVNLADQFSRRQLLPAATERGLGVIAKRPIANAAWRFEQRPVGDYAETYWQRLRVLELDAVREATGLDWTAFALRFAAYSPGVHSAIVGTANLENLERNVRLVQEGPLPLDALTHIEAAWLAHGLDWGGEV, encoded by the coding sequence ATGGAACAGCGGGCATTTGGCGACACCGGCCTGAAAGTGAGTGTGCTGGGGCTGGGCGCGGGGCAGGTAGGGGCCGCGAGCCTCAGCGAGGACGAGGCCGGCACCCTTCTGAACCGCGCGGTGGACCGGGGCATTACCCTGATTGACACGGCGCGCGGCTATGGCCTGAGTGAGGAACGCATTGGCCGCCACCTCGCCTACCGCCGCCACGACTTCATTCTCAGTACCAAGGGCGGCTACGGGGCGGGGGGCGCCGAGGACTGGACCCCGCAGGCCATCCGCCTGGGTATCGAGCAGGCGCTGACCCGGCTGCGCTGCGACTGGATTGACATTTTTCACCTGCACTCCTGCCCGGCCGACGTGCTGCGCCGCGAGGACCTGCTGCTGGCACTGGACGAGGCACGTTCGGCGGGTCTGATCCGGGTGGCGGCCTACAGCGGCGAGAACGAGGCGCTGGCCGGGGCCATCAGCTCGGGGCGCTTTGGCAGCGTGGAAACCAGCGTGAATCTGGCCGACCAGTTCAGCCGCCGCCAGTTGCTGCCTGCGGCCACCGAGCGCGGTCTGGGGGTGATTGCCAAGCGGCCCATCGCCAACGCGGCGTGGCGGTTTGAGCAGCGGCCGGTGGGCGACTACGCCGAAACCTACTGGCAGCGGCTGCGGGTGCTGGAGCTGGACGCGGTGCGGGAGGCGACGGGTCTGGACTGGACCGCTTTTGCGCTGCGCTTTGCGGCCTACTCGCCGGGCGTCCACAGCGCCATCGTGGGCACCGCGAACCTGGAGAACCTGGAACGCAACGTGCGGCTGGTCCAGGAGGGCCCCCTCCCCCTGGACGCCCTGACGCACATTGAAGCGGCGTGGTTGGCGCACGGCCTGGACTGGGGCGGCGAGGTCTAA